A window of the Vigna angularis cultivar LongXiaoDou No.4 chromosome 3, ASM1680809v1, whole genome shotgun sequence genome harbors these coding sequences:
- the LOC108325004 gene encoding laccase-15, with protein sequence MSCSKNIFLQILWCFSLITLSSQTQSHYTFEVREAQYTRLCSTKSILTVNGNFPGPTIRVNRGDTIYVDVYNKGNSNITLHWHGVKQPRNPWTDGPSYITQCPIQPGMKFRQTLIFSFEEGTIWWHAHSEWLRATVYGAIYVYPTKTTPYPFPQPDAEIPIIFGEWWINDVNEVFRQSSETGAAPNISDALTINGQPGDLLPCSIPETFKFNVEQGRTYHLRVINAALNLILFFSVSQHNLTVVGSDAVYTTPLTRDYICISPGQAMDVLLHANQEPGHYYLAARAYSTGVGVAFDNTTTTARIEYSGNYTPPSSPSLPNLPDFNDTQAALDFITNLRGLPERSPSPVPTNITTQIVTTISVNTLPCPNGRNDCQGLNGTIFSASMNNISFQTPDIDILKAYYYHINGIYEPGFPRFPPFTFNFTADLLPITLNTPTKETRVNVLNYGATVEIVFQGTNVVGGIDHPIHLHGYSFHVVGYGLGNFNQSQDPLNFNLVDPPYLNTVIVPINGWAAIRFVAVNPGVWFMHCHLERHQSWGMQTVFIVKNGNSSSQMLSPPPPDMPPC encoded by the exons ATGTCGTGCAGCAAGAATATTTTCCTCCAAATTCTGTGGTGTTTTTCCTTGATCACTCTTAGTTCCCAAACACAGAGTCATTACACTTTTGAA GTTAGAGAAGCCCAGTATACCAGACTTTGTTCCACAAAAAGTATATTGACAGTGAATGGAAACTTTCCAGGACCAACTATCAGAGTCAACAGAGGAGACACAATCTACGTTGATGTTTACAACAAGGGAAACTCCAACATTACTTTACACTG GCACGGAGTGAAGCAGCCAAGGAATCCATGGACAGATGGTCCATCATACATCACTCAGTGCCCCATCCAACCTGGTATGAAATTCAGACAAAccttgattttttcttttgaggAAGGGACCATATGGTGGCATGCTCACAGTGAATGGTTAAGAGCCACTGTCTATGGTGCTATCTATGTCTATCCAACCAAGACTACTCCCTACCCTTTTCCTCAACCCGATGCCGAGATTCCCATCATATTTG GAGAGTGGTGGATTAATGATGTCAACGAGGTCTTCAGACAGTCTTCTGAAACCGGAGCAGCCCCAAACATATCTGATGCTCTCACTATAAATGGTCAACCCGGGGATCTCTTGCCTTGCTCAATTCCAG AAACGTTCAAGTTTAATGTAGAACAAGGGAGGACTTATCATCTCCGAGTTATTAACGCGGCACTGAATCTGATTCTCTTCTTCTCCGTTTCCCAACATAACCTCACTGTTGTTGGTTCTGATGCTGTATACACCACGCCATTGACAAGGGATTACATTTGCATATCACCAGGACAAGCAATGGATGTGTTGTTGCACGCCAACCAAGAACCTGGTCATTATTATCTAGCTGCAAGGGCATATTCAACTGGGGTTGGTGTTGCCTTTGATAACACCACAACCACTGCTAGAATAGAGTACAGTGGCAATTACACTCCACCTTCATCTCCTTCATTACCCAACCTCCCCGACTTTAATGATACACAAGCAGCTTTGGACTTCATCACAAACTTGAGAGGCTTGCCTGAGAGATCCCCCAGTCCAGTCCCAACAAACATCACAACTCAAATAGTCACCACTATTTCTGTCAACACTTTGCCATGCCCTAATGGCAGAAACGACTGCCAGGGACTAAATGGAACCATTTTCTCTGCTAGCATGAACAACATAAGCTTTCAAACCCCCGACATTGACATTCTAAAAGCCTATTACTATCATATCAATGGGATATACGAACCGGGATTTCCCAGATTCCCACCTTTTACATTTAACTTCACTGCAGATCTCTTGCCTATAACGTTGAATACACCAACGAAAGAGACTAGAGTTAATGTGCTGAACTATGGTGCAACAGTTGAAATTGTGTTCCAAGGAACAAACGTTGTTGGAGGGATAGACCATCCTATCCATCTCCATGGGTACAGTTTCCATGTTGTTGGATATGGATTAGGCAATTTTAACCAAAGTCAAGATCCCTTGAATTTCAATCTCGTTGATCCTCCTTACTTGAATACTGTGATTGTGCCAATAAATGGATGGGCTGCCATTAGATTCGTGGCTGTGAATCCTG GGGTATGGTTTATGCACTGCCATCTAGAACGCCACCAATCTTGGGGCATGCAGACAGTTTTTATTGTGAAGAATGGAAACTCTTCAAGTCAAATGTTGTCACCGCCGCCGCCAGACATGCCCCCATGCTGA
- the LOC108325003 gene encoding laccase-15 gives MKMSFGKKLFLQVLWCFSFIGLSSQTPTPYTFVVKEAQHTRLCSRKNMLTVNGNFPGPTIRVHRGETIFVNVYNKGNYNITLHWHGVKQQRNPWTDGPAYITQCPIQPGRKFRQKLVFSFEEGTVWWHAHSDWARATVHGAIFVYPTKNSPYPFPQPHAEIPIIFGEWWKTDVNEVFTQSVATGGAPNISDALTINGQPGDLFPCSMTETFKLHVEQGRTYHLRVVNAAMNLILFFSVSQHNLTVVGADGSFTKPLTRDYICISPGQTMDVLLQANQEPNHYYLAARAYSSGVGVAFDNTTTTARIEYSGNYTPSSSLSLPYLPNFNDTTAAFDFITSLRGLPERYPHQVPTNITTQTVTTVSVNTLPCPGGRICQGPNGTIFAASMNNISFDTPNINILEAYYYHVNGIYKTGFPRFPPFIFNFTADFLPLTLNIPKRETRVNVLNYGATVEIVFQGTNVVAGIDHPMHLHGFSFHVVGYGLGNFNQSKDPVTFNLIDPPYLNTVIVPINGWTAVRFVASNPGVWFMHCHLERHQAWGMETVFIVNNGKASNETLPPPPPDMPPC, from the exons atgaaaatgtCGTTTGGCAAGAAACTGTTCCTCCAAGTTCTGTGGTGTTTCTCCTTCATAGGTCTTAGTTCCCAAACACCGACTCCTTACACTTTTGTT GTGAAAGAGGCCCAGCACACAAGACTGTGTTCCAGAAAAAACATGTTGACTGTGAATGGAAATTTTCCAGGACCAACTATCAGAGTCCACAGAGGAGAAACAATTTTTGTTAATGTTTATAACAAGGGCAACTACAACATCACTTTACACTG GCATGGAGTGAAGCAACAAAGGAACCCATGGACAGATGGTCCTGCATACATCACTCAGTGCCCCATCCAACCAGGAAGAAAATTCAGACAAAAGTTGGTTTTTTCTTTCGAGGAAGGGACCGTCTGGTGGCATGCTCATAGTGACTGGGCAAGAGCCACTGTCCATGGGGCTATCTTTGTTTATCCAACCAAGAATAGCCCCTACCCTTTTCCCCAACCTCATGCCGAGATTCCAATCATATTTG GAGAATGGTGGAAGACTGATGTAAACGAGGTCTTCACTCAATCTGTTGCAACCGGAGGAGCTCCAAATATATCTGATGCTCTCACTATAAATGGTCAACCTGGGGATCTCTTCCCTTGCTCAATGACAG AAACGTTCAAGCTACATGTAGAGCAAGGCAGGACTTATCATCTCCGTGTTGTTAACGCGGCAATGAATCTCATTCTGTTCTTTTCTGTTTCCCAGCACAATCTCACTGTTGTTGGTGCCGATGGTTCGTTCACCAAGCCATTGACAAGGGATTATATTTGCATATCACCTGGACAAACAATGGATGTGTTATTGCAAGCCAATCAAGAGCCTAATCATTATTATCTGGCGGCAAGGGCGTACTCTAGTGGGGTTGGTGTTGCTTTTGACAACACCACAACCACTGCTAGAATTGAATACAGTGGCAATTACACTCCATCTTCATCTCTTTCATTACCTTACCTTCCCAACTTTAATGACACAACTGCAGCTTTTGACTTCATTACAAGCTTGAGAGGCTTACCTGAGAGATACCCCCACCAGGTCCCAACAAACATCACAACTCAAACAGTGACCACTGTTTCTGTCAATACTTTGCCATGCCCTGGTGGCAGAATCTGCCAGGGACCAAATGGAACCATTTTTGCTGCTAGCATGAACAACATAAGTTTCGATACCCCCAACATTAACATACTAGAAGCCTATTACTACCATGTCAATGGGATATACAAAACGGGATTTCCCAGATTCCCACCCTTTATATTTAACTTCACTGCAGACTTTTTGCCTTTAACATTGAATATACCAAAGCGAGAGACTAGGGTTAACGTGCTGAACTATGGTGCAACGGTTGAAATTGTATTCCAAGGAACAAACGTTGTTGCAGGGATAGACCATCCGATGCATCTCCATGGGTTCAGTTTCCATGTCGTTGGATATGGGTTAGGCAATTTCAATCAAAGCAAGGATCCCGTGACTTTCAATCTCATTGATCCTCCTTATTTGAACACAGTTATTGTGCCAATTAATGGTTGGACTGCTGTTAGGTTTGTGGCTAGCAACCCTG GAGTATGGTTCATGCACTGCCATCTAGAACGCCACCAAGCTTGGGGCATGGAAACAGTGTTTATTGTGAACAATGGAAAGGCTTCAAATGAAACATTACCACCACCACCGCCAGACATGCCCCCATGTTGA